In one window of Comamonas testosteroni DNA:
- a CDS encoding Bug family tripartite tricarboxylate transporter substrate binding protein, whose product MKQTMPWRAIALASCLSLSAATMPLTANAQQALWPVKPLRLVVGGPAGGNADSLARLLADGMQKQLGKPVIVESKPGAAGVLAVNDLLANGKDAHTFLLIQGGIVSETPLAYKVSYQPFKDLKPLAQLSRNGLVLIANKDFPPSNLQQLADYGKKQSDGLDFASYATGMRGHTSGMLLGQLLNIKMKHLGYKGSPPALSDLMGGHVPLMMDGLTTALPLIKAGKVKPLAVNYPTRMVQLPDVPTFKELDYPQLSEVSWFGVWSRPDIPADVQARVRAIALQYFKQPQVEARLRDMGMEPGTDATPEALMSELQKAFQRQQALLKSIDYQPQ is encoded by the coding sequence ATGAAGCAAACCATGCCCTGGAGGGCCATTGCACTGGCAAGCTGCCTGAGCCTGAGTGCTGCCACCATGCCGTTGACAGCCAATGCTCAGCAAGCGCTCTGGCCCGTCAAGCCCTTACGCCTGGTGGTCGGCGGCCCGGCCGGCGGCAATGCTGACTCGCTGGCTCGCCTGCTGGCCGACGGCATGCAAAAGCAGCTGGGCAAACCGGTGATTGTCGAATCCAAACCCGGCGCAGCCGGCGTGCTGGCCGTCAACGACCTGCTGGCCAACGGCAAGGATGCCCATACGTTCTTGCTGATCCAGGGCGGCATCGTCAGCGAGACGCCGCTGGCCTACAAGGTCAGCTACCAGCCGTTCAAGGATCTGAAGCCACTGGCCCAGCTCAGCCGCAACGGCCTGGTGCTGATTGCCAACAAGGACTTCCCGCCCAGCAATCTGCAGCAGCTGGCCGACTACGGCAAAAAGCAGTCCGACGGACTGGACTTTGCCTCGTATGCCACGGGTATGCGCGGCCATACCTCGGGCATGCTGCTGGGGCAGTTGCTCAATATCAAGATGAAGCACCTGGGCTACAAGGGCTCCCCCCCGGCGCTCAGCGACCTCATGGGCGGCCATGTGCCGCTGATGATGGACGGGCTCACCACCGCCCTGCCGCTGATCAAGGCCGGCAAGGTCAAGCCGCTGGCCGTGAACTACCCCACGCGCATGGTGCAACTGCCCGATGTACCCACCTTCAAGGAACTGGACTACCCGCAACTGTCCGAGGTGAGCTGGTTCGGCGTCTGGTCGCGCCCCGATATCCCTGCCGATGTGCAGGCCAGGGTCAGAGCGATCGCGCTGCAGTATTTCAAGCAGCCCCAGGTCGAAGCCAGGCTCAGGGACATGGGCATGGAACCCGGCACCGACGCGACCCCGGAAGCGCTGATGAGCGAACTGCAGAAGGCCTTTCAGCGCCAGCAGGCCTTGCTCAAGTCCATTGATTACCAGCCTCAGTAA
- a CDS encoding LysR substrate-binding domain-containing protein, with protein sequence MSTARYRAFIAVAQQGSLSAAARALGVSQPTVSSQIATLERQSQIELFHRQGYRMTLTGAGHKLMTLAQKLLVLEAETEFFLRDSGQLNQGELKIGAVGPFHVIEMVAAYSARHPGMKLSIRMGNSQQVLHDLENYTTDVAVLAGLYDRPELLAREYARHAIILFAHVDHPLARREQVELAELHGLPLLLREQGSTTRTAIEAALQAAGVKPRTQLEIGSREAIREAVARGLGIGAVSEAEFIADPRFRPVRIAGDPASTTTYVYCMKERSESLLVRSFFKAIESNGGADLPTVRQTAPKPLKAPTAKKLA encoded by the coding sequence ATGAGCACCGCCCGCTACAGAGCCTTTATCGCCGTGGCCCAGCAAGGCAGCCTGAGCGCTGCCGCCCGCGCCCTGGGCGTGAGCCAGCCCACGGTCTCCAGCCAGATCGCCACGCTGGAGCGGCAAAGCCAGATTGAGCTCTTCCACCGCCAGGGCTATCGCATGACGCTCACCGGTGCCGGCCACAAGCTCATGACGCTGGCGCAGAAGCTGCTCGTGCTGGAGGCTGAAACCGAGTTCTTTCTGCGCGACTCGGGCCAGCTCAACCAGGGCGAACTCAAGATCGGCGCCGTGGGGCCGTTTCATGTGATCGAGATGGTGGCGGCCTACAGCGCCCGCCATCCCGGCATGAAGCTGTCGATCCGCATGGGCAACTCGCAGCAGGTGCTGCACGATCTGGAGAACTACACCACCGATGTGGCGGTACTGGCCGGTCTGTATGACAGGCCCGAGCTGCTGGCGCGCGAATATGCGCGCCACGCCATCATCTTGTTTGCCCATGTCGACCATCCGCTGGCAAGGCGCGAGCAGGTCGAGCTGGCCGAGCTGCACGGCCTGCCGCTCTTGCTGCGCGAGCAAGGCTCGACCACGCGCACGGCCATAGAGGCAGCACTGCAGGCGGCCGGTGTGAAGCCCCGCACCCAGCTGGAGATCGGCAGCCGCGAGGCCATACGCGAGGCCGTGGCGCGCGGCCTGGGCATCGGTGCCGTGTCCGAGGCCGAATTCATTGCCGACCCGCGCTTCAGGCCCGTGCGTATTGCCGGCGACCCGGCCAGCACCACCACCTATGTCTATTGCATGAAGGAGCGCAGCGAAAGCCTGCTGGTGCGCTCTTTCTTCAAGGCCATTGAAAGTAACGGTGGCGCCGATCTGCCCACTGTCCGGCAGACCGCTCCAAAACCCTTGAAAGCCCCAACGGCCAAGAAGCTGGCGTAA
- the phnC gene encoding phosphonate ABC transporter ATP-binding protein: MISIRNLRKSYGSNHVLHGIDMDVKAGEFVVMLGLSGAGKSTLLRCMNGLNQPDSGQLQVGGIDLMRRHSRRELARYVAMVFQHHNLVQRLSVRKNVLTGRLGQVGTLASVLQLFRQSDIALADACLQRVGLAHKADERTEALSGGQMQRVGIARALAQQPQVILADEPVASLDPKTARSVLQYLRDATRELGIAVVCNLHQVDYAREFGDRIVGLSQGRMVFDGVPEQLDEAALNAIYSGEPQPAGHAAEQGGAMHVGSTAAGNWLPGAMSPAAVAGGLQ; encoded by the coding sequence ATGATCAGCATCCGCAATCTGCGCAAAAGCTATGGCAGCAACCATGTGCTGCATGGCATCGACATGGATGTGAAGGCCGGCGAGTTCGTGGTCATGCTGGGCCTGTCGGGCGCGGGCAAGTCCACCTTGCTGCGCTGCATGAACGGGCTCAACCAGCCCGACAGCGGCCAGCTGCAGGTGGGCGGTATCGACCTGATGCGCAGGCACTCGCGCCGCGAGCTGGCCCGCTATGTGGCCATGGTCTTCCAGCACCACAACCTGGTGCAGCGCCTGTCGGTGCGCAAGAACGTGCTCACGGGGCGGCTGGGCCAGGTCGGCACGCTGGCCTCGGTGCTGCAGCTGTTCAGGCAAAGCGATATCGCGCTGGCCGACGCCTGCCTGCAGCGCGTGGGCCTGGCCCACAAGGCCGATGAGCGCACCGAGGCACTCTCGGGCGGGCAGATGCAGCGCGTGGGCATTGCCCGTGCACTGGCCCAGCAGCCGCAGGTGATTCTGGCCGACGAGCCCGTGGCCAGCCTGGACCCCAAGACCGCGCGCAGCGTGCTGCAGTATCTGCGCGATGCCACGCGCGAGCTGGGCATTGCCGTGGTCTGCAATCTGCACCAGGTCGATTACGCGCGGGAGTTTGGCGATCGCATTGTCGGCCTGTCCCAGGGGCGCATGGTGTTTGATGGCGTGCCAGAGCAACTGGACGAGGCCGCGCTCAACGCCATCTACAGCGGCGAGCCGCAGCCCGCCGGACATGCGGCAGAGCAGGGCGGTGCGATGCATGTCGGCAGCACCGCAGCCGGCAACTGGCTGCCCGGGGCGATGTCGCCAGCGGCGGTCGCAGGAGGTCTGCAATGA
- the psrA gene encoding iron-containing alcohol dehydrogenase PsrA: MWTYHNPVHISVGRNSLDQLPALLAGRSCLLVTFPEAQSLGLVQRMRQLLGAQLRGVIDRIAPNPDVQWLAPLYEQVQRDHAEVPVIVALGGGSAIDSAKALICRTPGGRFADLLALLKRGGQLGQEGHKALIAIPTTAGTGSEVTPWATIWDQAAGQKYSLHQSCTWPEAAVIDAELMTSLPAGATLASGLDALSHALESIWNVNRNPVSMALAVQSARRTLATLPALMQDLGSAQLRSEMAEAALMAGLAFSNTKTALAHSLSYDITLQHGVPHGLACSFSLPLVLEMALGADAAADAALLSIFDAGTPAAAIEHLRGALQGLGVATDPAHYGVPPEDWGAMVQKAASGPRGRNFIRSLN; encoded by the coding sequence GTGTGGACCTATCACAACCCCGTGCACATCAGCGTGGGTCGCAACAGTCTCGATCAGCTGCCGGCCTTGCTGGCCGGGCGCAGCTGCCTGCTGGTCACTTTCCCCGAGGCCCAAAGCCTGGGCCTGGTGCAGCGCATGCGCCAGCTGCTGGGAGCACAACTGCGCGGCGTGATCGACCGCATTGCCCCCAATCCCGATGTGCAGTGGCTGGCGCCGCTGTACGAGCAGGTGCAGCGTGACCATGCCGAGGTGCCCGTGATCGTGGCCCTGGGCGGCGGCAGCGCCATCGACTCGGCCAAGGCCTTGATCTGCCGTACGCCCGGAGGCCGGTTTGCCGACCTGCTGGCGCTGCTCAAGCGGGGCGGCCAGTTGGGTCAGGAAGGGCACAAGGCCTTGATCGCCATCCCCACCACGGCCGGCACGGGCAGTGAAGTCACGCCCTGGGCCACGATCTGGGATCAGGCCGCAGGCCAGAAGTATTCGCTGCACCAGTCCTGCACCTGGCCCGAGGCTGCGGTGATCGATGCCGAGCTGATGACCAGCCTGCCCGCCGGTGCCACTCTGGCCTCGGGGCTGGATGCGCTGTCGCATGCGCTGGAATCCATCTGGAACGTGAACCGCAACCCGGTCTCCATGGCGCTGGCCGTGCAGTCGGCCCGCCGCACCCTGGCCACGCTGCCCGCGCTGATGCAGGATCTGGGCAGCGCGCAGCTGCGCAGCGAGATGGCCGAGGCAGCGCTGATGGCCGGCCTGGCGTTTTCCAACACCAAGACCGCTCTGGCGCATTCGCTGTCCTACGACATCACGCTGCAGCATGGCGTGCCGCACGGTCTGGCCTGCTCGTTCAGCCTGCCCCTGGTGCTGGAGATGGCGCTGGGCGCAGACGCTGCGGCCGATGCGGCCTTGCTCTCCATCTTCGATGCCGGCACGCCTGCTGCGGCCATCGAGCATCTGCGCGGCGCTCTGCAAGGGCTGGGCGTTGCCACCGATCCGGCCCACTATGGCGTACCGCCCGAGGACTGGGGCGCCATGGTGCAAAAAGCCGCCAGCGGCCCGCGCGGCCGCAACTTCATTCGCTCCCTGAACTGA
- a CDS encoding PA0069 family radical SAM protein, whose translation MQKLSSSPAPDSIQVDVPVRPMRPIKGRGAASQITHRFARELRQGFDDGWGKSEQDEGSEVGEEVKTWCTHLEWERAKSALSRHESPDLPFHLGLNPYRGCEHGCIYCYARPSHSYLGYSPGLDFETRLIAKENLPEVLRVELSRSSHVAAPIMLGSVTDCYQPVEREVGLTRRVIEVLAQARHPFSIVTKGSGIERDLDLLVPLAQQHLVAVYVTLTTLQPELARKLEPRAAAPHRRLRMIRTLSEAGIPVGVSLAPQIPFLNDDMEQVLAAASEAGARQAFYAVLRLPWEVAPLFNEWLMLHYPERAQRVMERVRDLHGISEAGRAEGKVYNSRFGQRMKGAGAWADMLAQRFALACRKLGLNRERVRLDCDQYHHSLLSPQQSLF comes from the coding sequence ATGCAAAAACTTTCTTCATCCCCCGCACCGGACTCCATTCAGGTCGATGTGCCGGTGCGACCGATGCGGCCCATCAAGGGGCGAGGGGCCGCCAGCCAGATCACGCACCGGTTTGCGCGGGAGCTGCGCCAGGGCTTCGATGACGGCTGGGGCAAGTCCGAACAGGATGAAGGAAGCGAAGTGGGCGAGGAGGTCAAGACCTGGTGCACCCATCTGGAGTGGGAGCGGGCTAAATCAGCACTGAGCCGCCACGAATCGCCCGATCTGCCTTTTCATCTGGGGCTAAACCCCTACAGAGGATGTGAGCATGGCTGCATTTATTGCTATGCACGCCCTAGTCACAGCTATCTGGGCTATTCACCGGGGCTGGATTTCGAAACCCGGCTGATTGCCAAGGAGAACCTGCCCGAGGTGCTGCGCGTCGAGTTATCCCGGTCCAGCCATGTGGCGGCGCCCATCATGCTCGGCTCGGTCACGGACTGCTACCAGCCTGTGGAGCGCGAAGTCGGGTTGACGCGCCGCGTGATAGAGGTTCTGGCGCAGGCCAGGCACCCGTTTTCCATCGTCACCAAGGGCAGTGGCATTGAACGAGACCTTGATTTGCTGGTGCCGCTGGCACAGCAGCATCTGGTGGCCGTTTATGTGACGTTGACCACCTTGCAGCCCGAGCTGGCCCGGAAGCTGGAGCCACGCGCCGCTGCGCCGCATCGGCGGCTGCGCATGATTCGGACCCTGAGCGAGGCAGGCATACCCGTAGGCGTCAGCCTGGCACCGCAGATTCCGTTCCTGAACGACGATATGGAGCAGGTGCTGGCCGCAGCCAGCGAGGCCGGTGCAAGACAGGCTTTTTATGCAGTGCTGCGCCTGCCGTGGGAAGTGGCTCCGCTGTTCAATGAATGGCTGATGCTGCACTATCCCGAGCGTGCCCAACGCGTGATGGAGCGTGTGCGAGATCTGCATGGGATCAGCGAAGCGGGCAGAGCCGAGGGCAAGGTCTACAACAGCAGGTTCGGCCAGCGCATGAAAGGAGCAGGCGCCTGGGCCGATATGCTGGCGCAACGCTTTGCACTGGCCTGCCGCAAGCTTGGGCTGAATCGTGAGCGCGTGCGACTGGACTGCGATCAGTACCATCACTCTTTGCTGTCGCCGCAGCAAAGTCTTTTCTGA
- the rnk gene encoding nucleoside diphosphate kinase regulator: MERKPNITLSSLDLDRIESLLEKNNSQFPGRDALEAELDRADVLDPAEIPANVVTMNSTVRFTILEIAKTNTLTLVYPKDMDGSADKVSIFAPVGIALLGLSVGDEFKMPSPTGQVTVRVDAIEFQPESAGELHR; this comes from the coding sequence ATGGAGCGCAAGCCCAATATCACTCTGTCCTCCTTGGACCTGGATCGCATTGAATCGCTGCTGGAAAAGAACAACAGCCAGTTCCCCGGCCGTGATGCACTGGAGGCGGAGCTGGACCGTGCGGATGTGCTCGACCCCGCAGAAATACCCGCCAACGTGGTGACCATGAACTCCACCGTGCGCTTCACCATTCTCGAGATCGCCAAGACCAATACGCTGACACTGGTCTACCCCAAGGATATGGATGGCAGCGCCGACAAGGTTTCCATCTTTGCGCCTGTAGGCATCGCCCTGCTGGGCCTGTCAGTGGGTGATGAGTTCAAGATGCCCAGCCCTACCGGCCAGGTAACCGTGCGCGTGGATGCCATCGAGTTCCAGCCCGAAAGCGCGGGCGAGCTCCATCGCTGA
- a CDS encoding acyltransferase family protein, whose translation MAQSYNSSHSRSALIDCTKGLACAAIVWHHLAFYGPMSDVAHPVMPDLLDWLYEYARMAVQIFLVIGGFLAAASLAPQGLAWFDSPWSKIGKRFVRLVVPYAVALVVTIVVSAAIRPWFDHESVSADPGLWQLMAHALLLQGIVGEESLSAGVWYVSIDFQLFAGTVLLLAGVRWLQQWALKRWGDMAMKRWWPWAVTGMQGLVVVGTAASLLSFNLDADLDVWAFYFMGAYGVGMMAFWAVAADRRLTAWSWGLLIAAMIIGALVYEWRDRIFLAGVTAMLLIVCMRTEAIARWQGLAPLRRLGEISYSVFLIHFSICLLVNAVVNHFWHGSVTAAVVGIPFAFVLSLTAGYALYQLVERHVSSWSQALRWQAGLIGAGLLTTMVAGLR comes from the coding sequence ATGGCTCAAAGTTATAACTCCTCTCATTCCCGCAGTGCCCTGATCGACTGCACCAAAGGCCTGGCTTGTGCGGCCATCGTCTGGCATCACCTGGCTTTCTACGGTCCCATGTCCGATGTGGCTCACCCCGTCATGCCCGACCTGCTGGACTGGCTCTATGAGTACGCCCGCATGGCCGTGCAGATCTTTCTGGTGATCGGCGGCTTTCTGGCTGCTGCCAGCCTTGCTCCGCAAGGACTGGCATGGTTTGATTCGCCCTGGTCCAAGATCGGCAAGCGCTTTGTGCGCCTGGTCGTGCCTTATGCCGTGGCTCTGGTGGTGACGATTGTGGTGTCTGCGGCGATTCGTCCCTGGTTCGACCACGAGTCCGTGTCTGCCGACCCCGGTCTATGGCAGCTCATGGCCCATGCTTTGCTGCTGCAGGGCATTGTGGGCGAGGAGTCACTGTCGGCTGGCGTCTGGTATGTTTCCATCGACTTTCAGCTGTTTGCGGGCACCGTGTTGCTGCTGGCCGGCGTACGCTGGCTGCAGCAATGGGCGCTGAAGCGCTGGGGTGATATGGCCATGAAGCGCTGGTGGCCCTGGGCCGTGACTGGCATGCAGGGGCTGGTGGTTGTGGGGACGGCAGCTTCGTTGCTGAGCTTCAATCTGGATGCTGACCTGGATGTCTGGGCGTTTTATTTCATGGGTGCCTATGGCGTCGGCATGATGGCCTTCTGGGCAGTGGCGGCAGACAGGCGCCTGACGGCCTGGAGCTGGGGCCTGCTGATTGCTGCAATGATCATCGGCGCGCTGGTCTATGAGTGGCGCGACCGCATTTTTCTCGCCGGCGTGACTGCGATGCTGCTCATCGTCTGCATGCGTACCGAGGCCATTGCCCGCTGGCAGGGTCTAGCTCCGCTGCGTCGCCTGGGAGAGATCTCCTACTCGGTGTTCCTGATTCACTTTTCGATCTGCCTGCTGGTCAATGCGGTGGTCAACCATTTCTGGCATGGCTCGGTCACTGCTGCGGTGGTGGGCATCCCGTTTGCCTTTGTGCTTTCACTGACCGCCGGCTACGCGCTGTACCAACTGGTGGAGCGCCATGTTTCGTCATGGAGTCAGGCCCTGCGCTGGCAGGCAGGCTTGATCGGCGCGGGTCTGCTGACCACCATGGTGGCGGGCTTGCGCTGA
- the phnD gene encoding phosphonate ABC transporter substrate-binding protein, with amino-acid sequence MNSVTMTRKTWLKAAAASLTLAATTAVMAQQPTELRVGLIPSEDAQAMMRASQQVMDQLAAKTGLKIKPFVANDYNGVIEAMRSGKIDVAYFGPFSYVLASQLANAEAFAIPVAKKSGKSSYNSIIISKKDKGLGTVPQLQGRTFAFVDPSSASGHLFPKAGLKAEGIDTDKYFSRVIFSGSHDASIMAVANGKVDAAAVADPIFQTAVAKGHVKAEDFQIIWRSKDIPESPMAWRRNLDEATKKKVAAALAEIKGLPWGDRGELNGFAPTNDQAYDVVRQTAKALNLDLGKMK; translated from the coding sequence ATGAATTCCGTGACGATGACCCGCAAAACCTGGCTCAAAGCCGCAGCAGCCAGCCTGACGCTTGCCGCCACCACTGCCGTCATGGCGCAGCAGCCCACCGAGCTTCGCGTGGGCCTGATCCCCTCCGAAGACGCCCAGGCCATGATGCGCGCCAGCCAGCAGGTCATGGACCAACTGGCTGCCAAGACCGGCCTGAAGATCAAGCCCTTTGTGGCCAATGACTACAACGGCGTGATCGAGGCCATGCGCTCGGGCAAGATCGACGTGGCCTATTTCGGGCCCTTCTCCTATGTGCTGGCCAGCCAGCTGGCGAATGCCGAGGCATTCGCCATTCCCGTGGCCAAGAAATCGGGCAAGAGCTCGTACAACAGCATCATCATCAGCAAAAAGGACAAGGGCCTGGGCACCGTGCCCCAGTTGCAGGGCAGGACCTTTGCCTTTGTCGATCCCAGCTCGGCATCGGGCCATCTGTTTCCCAAGGCCGGTCTCAAGGCCGAGGGCATCGATACCGACAAATATTTCTCCCGCGTGATCTTCTCGGGCTCGCACGACGCCAGCATCATGGCCGTGGCCAACGGCAAGGTGGATGCGGCGGCCGTGGCCGATCCCATCTTCCAGACGGCCGTCGCCAAGGGCCATGTGAAGGCCGAGGATTTCCAGATCATCTGGCGCTCCAAGGACATCCCCGAGTCGCCCATGGCCTGGCGCAGGAATCTGGACGAAGCCACCAAGAAGAAAGTGGCTGCGGCTCTGGCCGAGATCAAGGGCCTGCCCTGGGGCGACCGTGGCGAGCTCAATGGCTTTGCGCCCACCAACGATCAGGCCTATGACGTGGTGCGCCAGACTGCCAAGGCGCTGAACCTGGACCTCGGGAAGATGAAATGA
- the phnE gene encoding phosphonate ABC transporter, permease protein PhnE: MNSQSLKQPDRWQWTAARPQGKSGWLGYAALALFIAWVLQWSAAGAQMSWSELAGGMPQIGDFLSRSVPPDWSMLPRLWAPALETIQIAIWGTLLSVILALPLSFVAAGNLHGWHWLRRITRQFLNVIRSINELILALVFVSAVGLGPFPGVLALALHGMGMLAKFFAEAIEEIDDGPLQALRSAGASQLQIIAFGVVPQVITAWIAVVLYRFEVNLRSATVLGMVGAGGLGFELVSSLKLFRYQETATCIIVITVMVIAADMASHWLRSRIQQGARH; the protein is encoded by the coding sequence ATGAACAGTCAGAGCCTGAAACAGCCAGACCGCTGGCAATGGACGGCCGCACGCCCGCAAGGCAAGAGCGGCTGGCTGGGTTATGCCGCGCTGGCCCTGTTCATCGCCTGGGTGCTGCAGTGGAGCGCAGCGGGCGCGCAGATGAGCTGGAGCGAGCTGGCGGGCGGCATGCCGCAGATTGGCGACTTTCTCTCGCGCTCGGTGCCGCCCGACTGGAGCATGCTGCCGCGCCTGTGGGCACCGGCGCTGGAGACCATACAGATCGCCATCTGGGGCACCTTGCTCAGCGTGATCCTGGCGCTGCCGCTGTCTTTTGTCGCGGCCGGCAATCTGCACGGCTGGCATTGGCTGCGCCGCATCACGCGCCAGTTTCTCAATGTGATCCGCAGCATCAACGAGCTGATTCTGGCGCTGGTGTTTGTCTCGGCCGTGGGTCTGGGCCCTTTCCCCGGCGTGCTGGCCCTGGCCCTGCATGGCATGGGCATGCTGGCCAAGTTCTTTGCCGAGGCGATCGAGGAGATCGACGACGGGCCGCTGCAGGCCTTGCGCAGCGCCGGAGCCAGCCAGCTGCAGATCATTGCCTTCGGCGTGGTGCCCCAGGTCATCACCGCCTGGATTGCCGTGGTGCTCTATCGCTTCGAGGTCAATCTGCGCTCGGCCACCGTGCTGGGCATGGTGGGCGCGGGCGGTCTGGGCTTCGAGCTGGTCAGCAGCCTCAAGCTGTTCCGCTACCAGGAAACCGCGACCTGCATCATCGTCATCACGGTGATGGTGATTGCCGCAGACATGGCATCCCACTGGCTGCGCAGCCGCATACAGCAGGGCGCTCGCCACTGA